In one Epinephelus moara isolate mb chromosome 6, YSFRI_EMoa_1.0, whole genome shotgun sequence genomic region, the following are encoded:
- the LOC126392469 gene encoding uncharacterized protein LOC126392469: MTCPQLLFVCWCSGILAVTSCIRVQLTPPHKAEVQETPDTVNVTLKSGYEGHRYLNDGLDYELLLQTSQSSRKPVVAPSELGELLPQAREFKYLEVLITKQVNILVILIKSLGPVCVAVGVLLFVFYSPAARMKIKTKLLSHTPSPAPFFQPLFQQHEGNFQEWFSPRGRFVLTYKTEEILKTDAVNVVPNPITKDPEENQDFHNLPVTQLVFPQCQSSYVGLPGVHEGPPPLTLVCPGDMSYTQLPCSVWGVGIGEVEVPPPFFSSPPKDLFNISREDSGCEDLTQSPECSVLNSPVDDSPPPCYCSDYCILNKTAEGFAPVLLSRGNNLNDQSDSP; encoded by the exons ATGACGTGTCCGCAGCTCCTGTTCGTGTGTTGGTGCTCCGGCATCCTCGCAGTGACCAGCTGCATCAGAG TTCAGCTGACGCCCCCGCACAAAGCTGAGGTCCAAGAAACACCAGACACTGTTAATGTCACGTTGAAAAGTGGGTATGAAGGCCATCGGTACCTCAACGATGGCCTGGACTACGAACTATTACTTCAAACATCTCAAAGCAGCAGG aaaccgGTGGTTGCCCCCTCTGAGTtaggagagttactgcctcaagcgagggagttcaagtatcttgagGTCTTgatcacaa AACAAGTAAATATATTAGTCATTCTGATCAAATCTCTGGGCCCGGTGTGTGTCGCTGTTGGAgtcctgctgtttgtgttctACAGTCCCGCTGCAAG AATGaagataaaaactaaactgcTGTCGCACACACCATCACCGGCTCCTTTCTTCCAACCTCTGTTTCAACAACACGAAGGCAATTTCCAG GAATGGTTTTCACCTCGAGGCAGATTTGTGCTCACATATAAAACTGAAGAGATCCTGAAAACCGATGCTGTGAATGTTGTCCCGAATCCCATTACAAAGGACCCAGAGGAGAACCAGGACTTCCACAACCTTCCAGTAACACAACTGGTGTTCCCTCAGTGTCAAAGCTCCTATGTTGGCTTACCCGGGGTACATGAGGGCCCTCCCCCTTTAACTCTGGTCTGTCCAGGGGACATGTCTTACACTCAGCTGCCCTGCTCTGTCTGGGGTGTCGGCATTGGAGAAGTAGAAGTTCCacctcctttcttctcctctccacctAAAGATCTCTTCAACATCAGCCGTGAGGACTCCGGCTGTGAGGACCTGACCCAAAGCCCTGAGTGCAGTGTACTTAACAGTCCCGTTGATGACAGTCCACCACCATGTTACTGCAGTGATTACTGCATTCTCAACAAAACAGCAGAAGGTTTCGCTCCTGTTTTATTGTCCAGAGGAAACAACCTAAATGATCAGTCTGATTCCCCGTAA